Proteins co-encoded in one Stenotrophomonas maltophilia genomic window:
- a CDS encoding class II 3-deoxy-7-phosphoheptulonate synthase translates to MSLSAVPPVSDPAAAAVGAAWSPESWRGKTALQMPTYPDPVALDAALHELKRLPPLVTSWEILALKQQLAEAQEGKRFLLQGGDCAENFSDCESGTISNRLKVLLQMSLVLVHGLRQPVIRVGRFAGQYAKPRSADTETRDGVTLPSYRGDVINAPAFTEAARLPDPKRMLQAHAHSAMTMNFVRALIDGGFADLHHPEYWNLEWVRHSPLAAEYQKMVASIGDAVHFMETLAGARVHNLNRIDFYTSHEALLLPYEQALTRQVPRQQGWLNLSTHYPWIGMRTAALDGAHVEYLRGVRNPIAIKVGPSVSPDQLLRLIDVLNPHDEPGRLSFIHRMGAAQIAEKLPPLLDAVKRDGRRVLWVCDAMHGNTESTANGFKTRRFDNVRGEVEMSFDLHAAAGTRLGGVHLELTGEDVTECTGGARELTERDLERAYRSTVDPRLNYEQSLEIAMAIVRKQEQVR, encoded by the coding sequence ATGAGCCTGTCCGCCGTTCCGCCCGTGTCCGATCCTGCCGCAGCCGCCGTTGGCGCCGCCTGGTCGCCGGAGAGCTGGCGTGGCAAGACCGCGCTGCAGATGCCGACCTATCCCGATCCGGTGGCGCTGGACGCGGCGCTGCACGAACTGAAGCGGCTGCCGCCGCTGGTCACCTCCTGGGAGATCCTGGCGCTGAAGCAGCAGCTGGCCGAGGCCCAGGAGGGCAAGCGCTTCCTGTTGCAGGGTGGCGACTGTGCGGAGAATTTCAGTGACTGTGAATCGGGCACCATCTCCAACCGCCTGAAGGTGCTGCTGCAGATGAGCTTGGTGCTGGTGCACGGCCTGCGCCAGCCGGTAATCCGCGTGGGCCGCTTCGCCGGCCAGTACGCCAAGCCGCGCTCGGCCGACACCGAGACCCGTGACGGCGTGACCCTGCCCAGCTACCGCGGCGATGTGATCAATGCGCCGGCGTTCACCGAAGCGGCGCGCCTGCCGGACCCGAAGCGGATGCTGCAGGCCCACGCGCATTCGGCGATGACGATGAACTTCGTGCGGGCGCTGATCGACGGCGGCTTCGCCGACCTGCACCATCCCGAGTACTGGAACCTGGAGTGGGTGCGGCATTCGCCGCTGGCCGCCGAGTACCAGAAGATGGTGGCCTCCATTGGTGATGCGGTGCACTTCATGGAAACCCTGGCCGGGGCCCGCGTGCACAACCTCAACCGCATCGATTTCTACACCTCGCACGAAGCGCTGCTGCTGCCCTACGAGCAGGCGTTGACCCGGCAGGTGCCGCGCCAGCAGGGCTGGCTGAACCTGAGCACGCATTACCCGTGGATCGGCATGCGCACCGCCGCGCTGGACGGTGCCCACGTCGAGTACCTGCGGGGTGTGCGCAACCCGATTGCGATCAAGGTCGGGCCGTCGGTGTCGCCGGACCAGCTGCTGCGCCTGATCGACGTGCTCAACCCGCACGACGAACCGGGCCGCCTGAGCTTCATACATCGCATGGGCGCGGCACAGATTGCCGAAAAGCTGCCGCCGCTGCTGGATGCGGTCAAGCGCGACGGCCGCCGCGTGCTGTGGGTGTGCGATGCGATGCATGGCAATACCGAAAGCACGGCCAATGGCTTCAAGACGCGCCGCTTCGACAACGTGCGTGGCGAAGTGGAGATGTCGTTCGACCTGCATGCGGCCGCAGGCACGCGCCTGGGTGGCGTGCATCTGGAGCTGACCGGCGAGGACGTGACCGAATGCACCGGTGGTGCGCGCGAACTGACCGAGCGTGACCTGGAGCGTGCGTACCGCTCGACGGTGGACCCGCGGTTGAACTACGAGCAGTCGCTGGAGATTGCGATGGCGATCGTGCGCAAGCAGGAACAGGTGCGGTAA